One genomic segment of Elgaria multicarinata webbii isolate HBS135686 ecotype San Diego chromosome 9, rElgMul1.1.pri, whole genome shotgun sequence includes these proteins:
- the LOC134403930 gene encoding acrosin-like: MRRPLFPLLALITICPLHAIDDKCSGICGRRPLATSHSIQVVGDIETLPGSWPWMVSIRTPFRSGYQHTCGGSLISTKWILTAAHCFKDKRHLTNWELVLGAAKLSRPGPDAEVRFPKRVVEHEHYQPHHQINDIALVELDDPIMCNDYIQPACLLDSSVEISAMAHCYIAGWGSTQEKSEAPSDILKEAKVDLVSLEKCNSSNWYFGSITVNNLCAGFEGGGIDTCQGDSGGPLMCREERSERYWVVGVTSWGLGCARAQKPGVYTSTQLFYDWIQGYTKMPLQKTTTPTPEPTTQTQTTSSPSTQTQTTSESSTQTQTTSKVTTKRPPLQPKPVTQTSPQPETSSPAPSTSSKPEPQPLPLQPRPVSLLQYALGLPLEPELETQTKATSTATTTTTRRTTFQAPRRKPRRRTKTIISSAHYSSSWNQGWPNNRAKPKSQT; encoded by the exons TGGAATTTGTGGGCGGCGTCCCTTGGCAACCAGCCACAGCATTCAGGTGGTAGGAGACATCGAAACCCTGCCAGGTTCCTGGCCCTGGATGGTCAGCATTCGGACACCGTTCAGGTCAGGCTATCAGCATACATGCGGAGGGTCGCTGATCAGCACCAAATGGATTCTCACGGCGGCCCACTGCTTCAAAGATAAGAG GCACCTCACGAATTGGGAGCTGGTGCTTGGGGCCGCCAAGCTCTCCCGGCCCGGTCCCGACGCTGAGGTGCGCTTCCCCAAGAGAGTGGTGGAGCATGAGCACTACCAGCCCCACCACCAAATCAATGACATCGCCCTGGTGGAGCTGGACGACCCCATCATGTGCAATGACTACATCCAACCGGCCTGCCTGCTAGACAGCTCTGTGGAGATCTCGGCCATGGCCCACTGCTACATCGCGGGATGGGGCTCCACGCAAGAGAAAT CTGAGGCTCCGTCTGACATCCTGAAGGAGGCCAAGGTGGATCTCGTATCCCTAGAGAagtgcaacagcagcaactggtACTTTGGAAGCATCACAGTCAACAACCTGTGTGCAGGGTTTGAGGGAGGAGGCATCGACACTTGCCAG GGAGACAGTGGGGGGCCCCTCATGTGCAGAGAAGAGCGGTCAGAGCGCTACTGGGTGGTTGGAGTCACCAGCTGGGGACTGGGCTGTGCCAGAGCTCAGAAGCCTGGGGTCTACACTTCCACCCAGCTCTTCTATGACTGGATCCAGGGCTACACAAAAATGCCCCTCCAGAAGACCACCACCCCGACACCTGAACCAACAACCCAAACGCAGACAACATCCAGTCCATCAACGCAAACACAGACCACATCGGAATCATCCACCCAAACGCAGACCACATCCAAAGTCACGACAAAGCGGCCACCGCTCCAACCAAAACCAGTGACACAGACGTCACCCCAACCAGAGACATCGTCTCCAGCACCATCAACATCCTCGAAACCAGAGCCGCAGCCTTTGCCCCTCCAACCACGACCGGTGTCATTGCTGCAATATGCATTGGGGCTGCCACTTGAACCTGAACTAGAGACTCAGACCAAGGCCACTTCGACAGCTACAACCACCACAACAAGAAGAACAACTTTCCAGGCCCCACGTCGAAAACCCCGGAGGCGTACAAAAACGATTATATCCAGCGCCCACTACTCCAGCAGCTGGAACCAAGGATGGCCCAATAATCGGGCAAAGCCCAAGTCACAAACCTAA
- the LOC134403931 gene encoding acrosin-like: MKWLPLPILVLPLFWPTHAEDNGCDGICGRRPLAPSHGGTMRIIGGTDSLPGTWPWLVSIQLPSDHGYMHSCGGSLISSRWVVTAAHCFLNKRFLEHWKLVIGATQLSQQGPDAQERTIKNLVEHEHYNRHNHLNDIALMELSHPVNCSDYIQPACLPSKEVEVSSLTHCYVSGWGVTDLTKPMQTSDIQQEAKVNLIPLDTCNSSGWYSGKIHYNNICAGHEQGGIDSCQGDSGGPLMCREARSERFWVVGATSWGSGCARARRPGIYSSTQHFLEWIKGVTKEEFFTPIRPKPARPTPKPIPKPTAKPWQPHIHLQVTGWQLPWSKPTRPIPTQPPPVWQPAVYPTAAPQFVDWYNTPPTPTAPPFLTTPPTWPQPVQQPLWSSPYVNTQWWATPAITRPPPPPPPPPALTVQQYQTLSKWGLTRPTPRTRYPGPSYVGQQYQNWNLGLTRPPPRTRPPPLITQKWYRPTAQGGYYWGPKWSKARN, encoded by the exons ATGAAGTGGCTGCCGCTTCCTATTTTGGTCCTTCCCCTGTTCTGGCCCACCCATGCCGAAGACAACGGATGCGA TGGCATCTGCGGGAGGCGTCCCCTGGCGCCCAGCCATGGTGGTACGATGCGGATTATTGGAGGCACGGATTCTTTGCCGGGGACGTGGCCTTGGCTCGTCAGCATCCAGCTACCATCTGACCATGGGTACATGCATAGCTGTGGAGGTTCCCTCATCAGCTCTCGTTGGGTTGTCACTGCAGCTCACTGCTTCTTAAATAAAAG GTTTCTAGAACATTGGAAGCTGGTGATTGGGGCTACCCAGCTCTCCCAGCAGGGGCCCGATGCCCAGGAGCGCACCATCAAGAATCTGGTGGAGCACGAGCACTACAACCGCCACAACCACTTAAACGACATCGCCCTGATGGAGCTGAGCCATCCCGTTAACTGCAGCGATTACATCCAGCCCGCCTGCTTGCCCAGCAAGGAAGTGGAGGTTTCGTCACTGACTCACTGCTACGTCAGTGGCTGGGGAGTGACAGATTTGACAA AGCCAATGCAGACGTCCGACATCCAGCAGGAGGCCAAGGTGAACCTCATCCCCTTGGACACATGTAACAGCAGCGGATGGTACAGCGGTAAAATCCATTACAACAATATCTGTGCCGGACATGAGCAAGGAGGCATTGACAGCTGCCAG GGCGACAGCGGCGGCCCCCTCATGTGCAGGGAAGCGAGGTCGGAGCGCTTCTGGGTTGTCGGCGCCACCAGCTGGGGCTCCGGCTGTGCCAGAGCCCGGAGGCCCGGAATCTACTCTTCGACGCAACACTTCCTTGAGTGGATCAAAGGGGTTACCAAGGAGGAGTTCTTCACGCCCATTCGCCCCAAACCTGCAAGGCCGACGCCAAAGCCGATACCAAAGCCGACGGCGAAACCGTGGCAGCCCCATATACACCTGCAGGTGACGGGCTGGCAGCTTCCTTGGTCCAAACCGACTAGGCCAATCCCAACACAGCCGCCTCCCGTGTGGCAGCCGGCCGTCTACCCAACCGCAGCCCCGCAGTTTGTGGACTGGTACAACACGCCCCCCACGCCCACAGCACCTCCTTTCTTGACAACCCCTCCCACTTGGCCACAGCCAGTGCAGCAACCGCTGTGGAGCTCCCCGTATGTGAACACTCAGTGGTGGGCGACTCCTGCGATAACAAGGcccccgcctccgcctccgcctccgccagCACTGACTGTACAGCAGTACCAGACGTTGAGCAAGTGGGGGCTGACTAGACCTACCCCCAGAACGAGGTACCCAGGTCCATCATATGTGGGACAGCAGTACCAGAACTGGAACCTTGGGTTGACCAGGCCGCCCCCAAGAACAAGGCCACCACCACTAATAACGCAGAAGTGGTACAGGCCCACTGCGCAAGGGGGTTACTATTGGGGCCCAAAGTGGTCCAAGGCCCGCAACTAG